A stretch of the Ascaphus truei isolate aAscTru1 chromosome 4, aAscTru1.hap1, whole genome shotgun sequence genome encodes the following:
- the LOC142493955 gene encoding uncharacterized protein LOC142493955: MDEKHGEDDNPACGTIQTKHVKNEDFIARSHDVCQAEIRETMKKSLKIGTDKTRTLLQKGNFIKRLYPCNETETNPEMCNKESQTERLDTNSDIENILEEKISVPKHQKPHANINRKLYVCLECGKCLSGKSSYTVHQRTHTGEKPFICIECGKCFTTGSNLTTHKRVHTGEKPYKCTDCGKSFSQSSKLVKHQRIHTGEKPYACSFCGKLFNLSSNLAVHFRTHTGEKPYVCGECGKCFGQSSVLIVHRKIHAREKKNNAECAKTLEIEAKKGNITQGNVEIKKQSTCPPTKKSAINSQSKNRPNVYSVVKEIADDITADKHNGTRAKRTPYICSECGKSFPGKSRYIIHQRTHTGEKPFICSDCGKSFITRSNLITHQRTHTGEKPYMCTECGRSFSQSSKLVKHHRIHTGDKPYSCPDCGKSFSLSSNLAVHQRTHTGEKPYTCDECGKSFNQSSVLIIHKRIHSGETPYSCNDCGLSFRDRSKLVKHQRAHMGEYQM, from the coding sequence ATGGATGAGAAGCACGGTGAGGATGATAATCCTGCATGCGGAACCATTCAGACAAAGCATGTGAAGAATGAGGACTTTATAGCACGTTCTCATGACGTATGCCAGGCTGAGATTAGAGAGACTATGAAGAAATCTTTGAAAATTGGGACTGACAAAACAAGAACTTTATTGCAGAAGGGAAATTTTATTAAAAGACTATATCCGTGTAATGAGACTGAGACAAATCCTGAGATGTGCAATAAAGAATCTCAAACTGAAAGACTGGATACAAATAGTGATATTGAGAACATACTGGAGGAAAAAATAAGTGTACCAAAACATCAGAAACCACATGCAAACATAAACAGAAagttgtatgtatgtctagaaTGTGGGAAATGCTTAAGTGGCAAATCAAGCTACACAGTTCATCAGAGAacccatacaggagagaaacctttTATATGCATCGAATGTGGAAAATGCTTTACTACAGGATCAAACCTCACTACGCATAAAAGAGTACACACAGGTGAGAAACCTTACAAGTGCACAGATTGTGGAAAGAGCTTTAGTCAAAGCTCAAAGCTTGTAAAACACCAGAGAATTCACACGGGTGAAAAACCTTATGCCTGTTCATTCTGTGGAAAACTCTTTAATCTGAGCTCAAACCTTGCTGTACATTTTAGAACACATACTGGTGAGAAACCATATGTGTGTGGTGAATGTGgtaaatgttttggccaaagttCAGTTCTTATTGTGCACAGAAAAATACATGCAAGAGAGAAGAAAAATAATGCTGAATGTGCAAAAACTTTAGAAATTGAAGCAAAGAAAGGGAATATCACTCAAGGAAACGTGGAAATCAAGAAACAAAGTACTTGTCCTCCTACGAAGAAAAGTGCCATAAATTCACAGTCAAAAAACAGACCAAATGTATACAGTGTTGTTAAAGAAATTGCAGATGACATCACTGCAGATAAACATAATGGCACACGGGCAAAAAGAACACCGTACATATGTTCTGAGTGTGGAAAAAGCTTTCCCGGCAAGTCGAGGTACATAATTCATCAAAGAACCCATACCGGAGAGAAGCCTTTTATTTGCTCCgattgtgggaaaagcttcattaCAAGATCAAACCTTATTACGCACCAGAGAACTCATACTGGTGAAAAGCCATATATGTGCACAGAATGTGGGAGAAGCTTCAGTCAGAGCTCAAAACTTGTGAAGCACCATAGAATCCACACAGGAGATAAACCCTATTCATGTCCTgactgtgggaaaagcttcagccTGAGTTCCAATCTTGCAGTTCACCAGAGAACGCACACTGGAGAAAAACCGTATACATGTgatgaatgtgggaaaagctttaatCAAAGCTCTGTGCTCATTATACATAAAAGAATACACTCCGGGGAGACGCCCTACTCATGCAACGACTGTGGGTTAAGTTTTAGAGATCGTTCAAAGCTTGTCAAACATCAAAGAGCTCACATGGGAGAGTACCAAATGTGA